A part of Macaca mulatta isolate MMU2019108-1 chromosome 12, T2T-MMU8v2.0, whole genome shotgun sequence genomic DNA contains:
- the LOC144333269 gene encoding uncharacterized protein LOC144333269 has translation MVVTKIADRDMDREGQANEVSDGNKELTGNQSKGHICYALAKSLAALSPGNRDLQIFELKSDALGCLVEKISKKQSIQEACSDYPAGWDTWRPNRDLETRDSMRKRTPKDGRPLTKTKGVKLFRSPREPAASGSKKMKPNMKFLWRIIALYNIVTVYAGFGDPRKARELLRKQYGQPCDCRGGQISEPPSDRITQVTCTGKTAYLMPNQLWKCKSTPRDTSPSGPLLECPCSSFQSSVHSSCYTSYQQCKSGNRTYYTATLLKTQTGGINDVQVLGSTNKLVQSPCNGQKGKPVCWSTTAPFTFLMEEAH, from the exons ATGGTTGTAACCAAGATTGCTGATAGAGATATGGACAGGGAAGGCCAGGCTAATGAGGTTTCAGATGGAAAtaaggaacttactgggaaccaGAGTAAAGGTCACATCTGTTATGCACTAGCAAAAAGCTTGGCTGCATTAAGTCCAGGTAATAGGGATCTGCAGATAtttgaacttaagagtgatgcTTTAGGGTGTTtggtggaaaaaatttctaaaaagcaaagcattcaaga ggcctgctctgactatcccgcgggctgggatacgtggcgcccgaacagggacctggaaacgagggactccatgaggaagaggacgccaaaggacggtcgaccgctaacgaagacaaaaggagtcaaactcttccgatcaccgcgggaacctgccgcgtcaggatcgaag aaaatgaagcctaacatgaaattcctttggagaataatcgctctatacaacatagtgacagtctatgcaggttttggtgaccctcgtaaggcaagagaattattacgaaaacaatacggccagccttgtgactgcagagggggacaaatatctgaacctccgtcagatagaatcacccaggtgacctgcacgggcaagacagcttacctaatgccaaaccagttatggaaatgtaagtctaccccaagagatacctcacctagcgggccgctcctagaatgcccttgtagctctttccaatcttctgtacatagttcctgttatacctcctatcaacaatgcaaatcaggcaatagaacatattatacggccacgttactaaaaacacaaactggaggcattaatgacgtacaagtattaggatccactaataaacttgtacaatctccttgtaacggccaaaaaggaaagcctgtttgttggagcactaccgccccattcacatttctgatggaggaggcccattag